In a genomic window of Cyanobacteria bacterium FACHB-DQ100:
- a CDS encoding IS1 family transposase, which yields HRKTLCYSKSVEMLSHSIRLLLHYLKFRDVPIPV from the coding sequence TGCATCGTAAGACCTTGTGCTACTCGAAGTCAGTGGAGATGCTCAGTCATTCGATTCGCTTGTTACTGCACTACCTCAAATTTCGAGATGTGCCCATTCCAGTCTAA